One Ricinus communis isolate WT05 ecotype wild-type chromosome 2, ASM1957865v1, whole genome shotgun sequence DNA segment encodes these proteins:
- the LOC8260880 gene encoding serpin-ZX, with translation MDLRESIKNQTDVALTLSKHVLLGEAKSSNSVFSPLSIQVVLGIIAAGSKGATLDQLLSFLKSKSNDQLSSFSSELVAVAFADGSAAGGPRLSFANGVWVDKALSLKHSFKQVVDNVYKAASNNVDFQTKAVEVANEVNAWAEKETNGLIKEVLPSGSVDNSTRLVFANALYFKGAWTEKFDASITKDHDFYLLNGSSVHAPFMTSKKKQFIRAFEGFKVLGLPYYQGQDKRQFSMYFFLPDAKDGLPALAEKVGSESGFLDHHLPRQQVEVGDFRIPRFRISFGFEASEALKGLGLVLPFSGEGDLTEMVDSSVGQKLYVSSIFHKSFIEVNEEGTEAAAASAGVIKLRSLAFSDKIDFVADHPFLFLIRENMTGLVLFIGHVLEPSQAN, from the exons atggaTCTCCGTGAATCGATCAAGAACCAGACCGACGTCGCTTTAACCCTTTCAAAGCACGTCCTCTTAGGTGAAGCCAAGAGCTCTAATTCAGTGTTCTCGCCGCTGTCGATCCAGGTGGTGCTTGGTATTATTGCCGCTGGTTCGAAGGGTGCTACACTCGATCAATTGCTGTCTTTCCTTAAGTCAAAGTCTAATGATCAGCTTAGCTCCTTTTCGTCCGAGCTTGTTGCAGTGGCTTTTGCTGACGGAAGTGCCGCTGGTGGCCCACGATTGTCATTTGCCAATGGTGTTTGGGTTGACAAGGCGCTATCCCTCAAACATTCTTTCAAACAGGTTGTGGATAATGTTTATAAGGCTGCTTCTAATAATGTGGATTTCCAAACTAag GCTGTTGAAGTGGCTAATGAAGTGAACGCATGGGCTGAAAAGGAAACCAATGGCCTAATCAAAGAGGTTCTTCCTTCTGGATCAGTTGACAATTCAACTAGACTCGTATTTGCAAATGCACTCTATTTTAAAGGAGCTTGGACTGAAAAATTTGACGCATCGATTACGAAAGACCATGATTTTTACCTTTTGAATGGAAGTTCAGTTCATGCACCTTTTATGACTAGCAAGAAGAAGCAATTTATTCGTGCCTTTGAGGGTTTCAAAGTCCTAGGTCTTCCTTATTATCAAGGTCAAGATAAACGCCAATTCTCCATGTACTTCTTTCTTCCTGATGCCAAAGACGGACTGCCTGCTTTGGCGGAGAAAGTGGGTTCTGAGTCTGGGTTCTTGGATCACCACCTTCCACGTCAACAGGTCGAAGTGGGTGACTTCAGGATTCCTAGATTTAGGATTTCCTTTGGATTTGAAGCTTCTGAAGCTCTTAAGGGACTAGGGCTGGTGCTGCCATTCTCTGGTGAAGGAGATCTGACAGAGATGGTGGACTCCTCTGTTGGTCAGAAGCTATATGTTTCAAGCATATTCCATAAATCCTTCATTGAAGTAAACGAAGAAGGCACGGAAGCGGCAGCTGCTTCTGCTGGTGTTATAAAATTGAGGAGTCTGGCCTTTAGTGATAAGATTGACTTTGTAGCTGACCATCCGTTCTTGTTCCTGATCAGAGAAAACATGACTGGGCTGGTGTTGTTCATTGGCCATGTGCTTGAGCCCTCACAGGCCAATTGA